A part of Criblamydia sequanensis CRIB-18 genomic DNA contains:
- a CDS encoding YggT family protein, translating into MFAVVQVVQLLFRFYMIMIFARIISSWIPELYESKLMQFVAFYVDPYLNFFKRFIPPLGMIDLSPIAALFCLSFIEGIFTNALLYFA; encoded by the coding sequence ATGTTTGCTGTTGTTCAAGTGGTACAACTTTTATTTCGCTTCTATATGATCATGATTTTTGCTCGAATCATCAGCTCTTGGATACCCGAGCTCTATGAAAGCAAATTGATGCAATTTGTGGCTTTTTATGTAGACCCTTATCTAAACTTTTTTAAACGTTTTATTCCTCCTCTTGGAATGATAGACTTAAGCCCCATAGCTGCTCTATTTTGTCTTAGTTTCATCGAGGGAATATTCACAAACGCTCTTCTTTATTTTGCATGA